Proteins encoded together in one Clostridiales bacterium window:
- a CDS encoding SDR family oxidoreductase, whose protein sequence is MKLPFVVDLKDKTAVITGAGGVLMSEMAKALASCGAKVALLDINYEAAKEFADQIGQNAIAVKCDCLNKDDITKAKEQVNAKFGAVNLLLNGAGGNSPKATCDNEFMTPDLKNNIKTFFDLEESALRFVFDLNITSAFLVTQAFVQDMVKTGGNIINISSMNAFRPLTKIPAYSAAKAGISNFTQWLAVHFAPCNIRCNAIAPGFFVSHQNRELLFDKDGAPTERTKKILAATPQKRFGEVSDLIGTLLWLASDEASGFVTGSVIAVDGGFAAYSGV, encoded by the coding sequence ATGAAATTACCTTTTGTTGTTGACTTAAAAGACAAAACGGCTGTTATAACGGGCGCGGGCGGAGTGTTAATGAGCGAAATGGCAAAAGCGCTCGCAAGTTGCGGCGCCAAGGTCGCCTTGCTGGATATTAACTATGAAGCCGCAAAAGAATTCGCCGACCAAATAGGGCAAAACGCCATAGCCGTAAAATGCGATTGCCTAAACAAAGATGATATTACTAAAGCCAAAGAACAAGTCAACGCGAAGTTTGGCGCCGTCAATCTTTTGCTCAACGGCGCGGGCGGCAATAGCCCTAAAGCGACTTGCGATAACGAATTTATGACCCCTGATTTAAAAAATAATATAAAAACATTTTTTGATTTGGAAGAGAGCGCTTTGAGATTTGTCTTTGACCTTAATATTACCTCGGCATTTTTAGTAACACAAGCGTTTGTTCAAGACATGGTCAAAACGGGCGGCAATATTATTAACATTTCTTCTATGAACGCCTTTAGACCCTTGACCAAAATTCCCGCATACAGCGCGGCAAAGGCGGGCATTTCTAACTTTACTCAATGGCTTGCCGTTCATTTTGCGCCTTGCAATATTCGCTGCAACGCTATCGCGCCTGGATTTTTTGTCAGCCATCAAAACCGCGAGCTATTATTTGACAAAGACGGCGCGCCCACCGAAAGGACCAAAAAGATTTTAGCCGCCACGCCCCAAAAAAGATTTGGCGAGGTTTCGGATTTGATCGGCACGCTGTTATGGCTCGCGTCAGATGAGGCAAGCGGCTTTGTTACGGGCAGCGTAATAGCGGTAGACGGCGGGTTTGCCGCATACAGCGGAGTATAA